One genomic region from Streptomyces sp. Li-HN-5-11 encodes:
- a CDS encoding response regulator transcription factor — protein MHVLLVGSVHDVADSLRPALTRHGYDLIWVRTGKAALDTPAVDMVLLALQLPDLNGLDVCRKLRARSDVPLIVMSSRADETEKITVLELGADDYFAKPFVIRELIARMRALHRRHRGWLTVGEGGVRDTRTVGGRLTFDQEARRVFLDGAEVRLRPKEFDLLTFLAEQPGTVVPRETIMTAVWGGSRSGSTKTVDVHVSALRRKLGDAVAVECVRGLGFRLLLRPGPGAVPDRQDTETQSLTRLGDAPL, from the coding sequence GTGCACGTGCTCCTCGTCGGAAGCGTCCACGACGTGGCCGATTCACTGCGGCCCGCCCTCACCCGCCACGGCTACGACCTGATCTGGGTACGCACGGGCAAAGCCGCGTTGGACACGCCCGCAGTGGACATGGTTCTGCTGGCCCTCCAGCTGCCGGACCTGAACGGGCTCGACGTCTGCCGGAAGCTGCGGGCCCGCAGCGATGTACCGCTCATCGTGATGAGCAGCCGAGCCGACGAGACTGAAAAGATCACCGTCCTCGAACTCGGCGCGGACGACTACTTCGCCAAGCCCTTCGTGATACGCGAGCTGATCGCCCGCATGCGGGCACTGCACCGTCGGCATCGGGGCTGGCTCACTGTCGGCGAAGGCGGTGTCCGGGACACACGAACAGTGGGCGGACGGTTGACCTTCGACCAGGAAGCCCGTCGCGTCTTCCTGGACGGGGCCGAAGTCCGGCTCAGGCCGAAGGAGTTCGACCTGCTCACCTTCCTCGCCGAACAACCCGGAACCGTGGTGCCAAGGGAGACCATCATGACAGCGGTCTGGGGCGGCAGCCGGTCCGGCTCGACGAAGACAGTCGATGTCCATGTGTCTGCCCTGCGACGCAAGCTCGGTGACGCCGTGGCCGTCGAGTGCGTCCGCGGGCTCGGCTTCCGGTTGCTCCTGAGACCAGGCCCGGGCGCCGTCCCAGACAGACAGGACACAGAGACACAGTCGCTCACACGTC